Proteins co-encoded in one Sulfurovum xiamenensis genomic window:
- a CDS encoding class I SAM-dependent DNA methyltransferase, translated as MANSTSDSLDLYAKVEDLLGVKEAAPSLYAYYLLFLNTIDFETLLDVGCGSGDFLRQIQGALEIPEVKGIDLSPLMVSRTLEQGYDAQCVDLCDLDGQYDVVTAVFDMVNYLDKAELERFLGCVKAHLNDGGYFLCDINTLHGFENVAVGSYIVDDEERFLTVDSDFEEGEYHAEFTLFEKEGTYFKKSQETIRQYYHTIDEIVRLSGLELVQSDDVNLYELEEADKAFLVLRKV; from the coding sequence GTGGCTAATTCTACTTCAGACTCTCTTGACCTCTATGCAAAAGTAGAGGATCTTCTTGGTGTCAAAGAGGCTGCTCCGAGTCTCTATGCCTATTACCTTCTTTTTTTAAACACGATAGATTTTGAGACCCTTTTGGATGTGGGATGTGGCTCTGGAGATTTCTTGCGTCAGATACAGGGTGCCTTAGAGATACCAGAGGTCAAAGGGATAGACCTCAGTCCCCTTATGGTTTCAAGAACACTTGAACAAGGGTATGATGCCCAGTGTGTGGACCTATGCGATCTAGATGGCCAATATGATGTAGTGACAGCGGTGTTTGATATGGTGAACTATCTGGATAAAGCAGAGTTGGAACGATTTCTGGGGTGTGTCAAAGCGCATCTAAACGATGGTGGGTATTTTTTGTGTGATATCAACACGCTGCATGGTTTTGAGAATGTCGCCGTAGGCTCTTATATCGTGGATGATGAAGAGAGATTTTTAACGGTGGACAGTGACTTTGAAGAGGGTGAGTACCATGCCGAGTTCACGCTTTTTGAAAAAGAGGGAACCTATTTTAAAAAATCTCAGGAGACCATTAGGCAATACTATCATACGATAGATGAGATAGTGAGGTTAAGTGGTTTGGAACTGGTCCAGAGTGATGATGTCAATCTTTATGAGCTTGAAGAAGCGGATAAAGCGTTTCTTGTATTGAGAAAAGTGTAA
- a CDS encoding endonuclease MutS2 → MPIEKSSEKTIIQKLDLDGYTQQFQKFLAREKPVAMMGDINQHYRYIQALSKVQFPTPNPVPNLERELNLIKKQGVLSLDEIYAFITMISYFNTLKTVGFTEPLISWIQGIEIPEEIIDIIGYFTAEGEINAERDQELFKLERAIKQNKIEIKETLYKLAHSSKLRDYLVDTQVHFNGGEETLLVRGGFNNAIKATVAARSPGGFFYIIPQSITHLKEKESALLSKKEEMIYTYCKNISAVFFKWERFLGFINKEYDRFDHYQARVSFARAKEYEFVLPSKHKRIKLQDFAHPAIENPVPITMDFSKKIMLVTGVNAGGKTMLLKSMLSAVYMSKYLLPFKCNAAQTEVGHYKSIEAVIDDPQSVKNDISTFAGRMQEFAKLFSKEDAIVGVDEIELGTDSDEAASLFRVMLDELRKKGITFIVTTHHKRLASLMAGDDEVELIAALYDEEKRVPTYTFLQGSIGKSYAFETAQRYGVPAAIVNKAKKVYGEDKENLNELIEKSTSLEREMRMKIATIDDELKSVERQKQRLQDEELKLQESHRKALATLENRYNAATKKAREALRAQESAEGRRLLNVAHQRKEFKQKEVKLKDEVPLKEGDKVKYRSHKGEIVAIRGKDATIIVDGLKMRVPLGQLKRRGDTPQIKVKPKAKEVNVNVEKSGASVSVKLLGMYADEAIDTVDKFLSDALVNGLHEVQIIHGTGGGVLAKLVTEYLKKHPKIQKFYRLPGNLGITVVEL, encoded by the coding sequence GTGCCAATAGAAAAATCAAGCGAAAAAACGATCATACAAAAACTGGACCTGGATGGGTATACCCAGCAGTTCCAAAAGTTTTTAGCCAGAGAAAAACCTGTAGCGATGATGGGAGATATCAACCAGCATTATCGTTATATACAGGCACTTTCCAAAGTACAATTTCCTACACCAAACCCCGTACCGAATCTAGAGAGAGAACTCAATCTGATCAAAAAGCAAGGGGTCCTCTCACTGGATGAGATCTATGCCTTTATCACTATGATCTCTTACTTCAATACCTTAAAGACGGTAGGTTTTACAGAACCTCTTATCTCCTGGATACAAGGGATAGAGATTCCTGAAGAGATCATCGATATCATAGGCTACTTCACAGCTGAAGGTGAGATCAATGCTGAGCGTGATCAGGAACTTTTTAAACTGGAACGTGCTATCAAGCAAAACAAGATAGAGATCAAAGAGACACTTTATAAGCTGGCACACTCCAGCAAGCTCAGAGATTATCTTGTGGACACCCAGGTACACTTTAACGGAGGAGAAGAGACCCTACTGGTACGTGGAGGGTTTAACAATGCGATCAAGGCTACCGTAGCTGCACGTAGCCCCGGCGGTTTTTTTTATATCATTCCGCAGAGTATCACCCATTTAAAAGAGAAAGAGTCTGCACTGCTTAGTAAAAAAGAGGAGATGATCTACACCTATTGTAAAAACATTTCAGCGGTTTTTTTCAAGTGGGAACGTTTCTTGGGATTCATCAACAAAGAGTATGACAGATTTGACCACTATCAAGCACGTGTCAGTTTTGCACGAGCCAAAGAGTATGAGTTTGTTTTACCCTCTAAACATAAACGTATTAAATTGCAGGATTTTGCACACCCTGCCATAGAGAACCCCGTACCCATCACGATGGATTTCTCCAAAAAGATCATGCTTGTCACAGGGGTCAATGCCGGTGGTAAAACGATGCTTCTCAAGTCCATGCTCTCGGCAGTCTACATGAGTAAGTATCTGCTACCTTTCAAGTGCAATGCAGCACAAACAGAGGTCGGACATTACAAAAGCATAGAAGCGGTCATCGATGATCCCCAATCGGTTAAAAATGATATCTCCACGTTTGCGGGACGTATGCAGGAGTTTGCAAAACTCTTCAGCAAAGAGGATGCCATCGTAGGGGTTGATGAGATAGAGCTGGGTACAGACAGTGACGAGGCAGCCAGTCTCTTTCGCGTGATGTTAGATGAATTACGAAAAAAAGGTATCACCTTCATCGTGACGACACACCATAAACGTTTGGCTTCACTGATGGCAGGTGATGATGAGGTGGAACTCATCGCAGCACTGTATGATGAAGAGAAAAGGGTACCTACCTATACTTTTTTACAGGGAAGTATAGGAAAGAGTTATGCTTTTGAGACAGCGCAACGTTACGGTGTACCTGCAGCTATCGTGAACAAAGCAAAAAAAGTCTATGGAGAGGATAAAGAAAACCTTAATGAACTCATAGAAAAATCTACCTCACTTGAGCGTGAAATGCGTATGAAGATCGCAACAATAGATGATGAGTTAAAATCTGTAGAGAGACAAAAACAGAGACTCCAGGATGAAGAGCTGAAGCTTCAGGAGAGTCATAGAAAAGCTCTTGCAACCCTTGAAAACCGTTATAATGCAGCGACAAAAAAAGCAAGAGAAGCGTTGAGGGCACAAGAGTCAGCAGAAGGAAGACGACTTTTGAACGTGGCACATCAGCGCAAAGAATTCAAGCAAAAAGAGGTGAAACTCAAAGATGAAGTTCCGCTCAAAGAGGGTGATAAGGTGAAGTACCGTTCTCACAAAGGAGAGATCGTGGCTATCCGTGGTAAAGATGCGACGATCATCGTAGACGGATTGAAGATGAGAGTACCTTTGGGGCAACTCAAAAGAAGAGGAGATACCCCTCAGATAAAAGTTAAACCTAAAGCCAAAGAGGTCAATGTCAATGTTGAAAAGTCAGGGGCATCTGTTTCAGTCAAACTGCTCGGTATGTATGCAGATGAAGCTATAGACACCGTGGATAAATTTCTCTCTGATGCCCTGGTGAACGGACTGCATGAAGTACAGATCATTCACGGTACGGGCGGGGGTGTGTTAGCCAAACTGGTAACAGAGTATCTTAAAAAACATCCCAAGATACAGAAATTCTATAGACTTCCCGGAAACTTAGGCATTACAGTCGTCGAACTATAG
- a CDS encoding tyrosine-type recombinase/integrase, with the protein MSDLLTAFEEYLSVTKALDTLTISSYLGDLSQLEEVTQTTLTNLDTTDILKFLSTFENKRTLNRKLSSINAFFDFCHKQDFKHEKIKIPMAKVPQNLPKYMSSEEILEGLKHIDRSKLMGLRDYALILFLYASGCRISEALNVQRSDIVDGWLKIRFAKGEKERIVPLAPIAVQALEKYMKEQDMGSSYIWLNYKGDTLSRISAYKIVKKYLGVSPHVLRHSFASSLIIGGADLRVVQELLGHSSLETTQIYTHIQKQNLSETMKSYHPLKGVS; encoded by the coding sequence ATGAGTGATCTTCTGACAGCTTTCGAAGAGTATCTCAGTGTCACAAAGGCGCTGGATACCCTTACGATCTCTTCTTATTTAGGCGACCTTTCCCAACTTGAAGAGGTCACTCAAACAACACTAACGAACCTCGATACTACGGATATACTGAAATTTTTATCTACCTTTGAGAACAAAAGAACACTCAACAGAAAACTCTCCTCTATCAATGCTTTTTTCGATTTTTGCCATAAACAGGATTTCAAACATGAAAAGATCAAGATCCCTATGGCAAAAGTACCCCAAAATCTACCCAAGTATATGAGCAGTGAAGAGATATTAGAAGGTTTAAAGCACATTGACAGAAGTAAGCTCATGGGACTGCGTGATTATGCACTGATACTCTTTTTGTATGCCAGCGGCTGTCGTATTTCCGAAGCATTGAATGTGCAGCGAAGTGATATCGTGGACGGGTGGCTGAAGATACGTTTTGCCAAAGGGGAAAAAGAACGTATCGTGCCTCTTGCACCTATCGCTGTGCAGGCATTGGAGAAGTATATGAAAGAACAAGACATGGGAAGCAGTTATATTTGGCTGAATTACAAAGGAGATACCCTCAGCCGTATCTCTGCATATAAAATTGTCAAAAAGTATTTGGGTGTCTCACCTCACGTATTACGGCACTCTTTTGCTTCATCGCTGATCATCGGTGGGGCAGACTTGCGAGTGGTGCAGGAGTTGTTAGGTCACAGTTCTCTAGAGACGACACAGATCTATACACATATCCAAAAACAGAATCTGTCCGAGACCATGAAGAGTTATCATCCCTTAAAAGGAGTATCATGA
- a CDS encoding alginate export family protein, which yields MKKTVLLSLVTSTLIMAGGSIAPVEPTVETTTETEIGIFNDVKFSGELRPRYEFADDSVKDEANAFTTRFALGVKTGLAGIEGLSAFGQIMAVTNFGYDEYAPEQPGYALIADPQNSRVTQAYLDYKMGDTTLRAGRQMVNLDDQRFIGAVGWRQMPQTYMGYTLTNSSIENLDLMAMYVTDRYGVTDALTTGTESVFLHADYKAMPELKLSAYGYLLGHQAFGSDTYGLMASGKVGMFNYIAEAATQQDASMEYESMGKPDVDAMYFRGDISTNYNGFIIGAAYESLGDADGNTHGFTTPLATLHKWQGFADVFLGYSAVSNTYGLDDIYGKVGYVSPKFGKLLAIYHTFTTQETDGILSDDAGSELDLLYTYNFSNGLNFLAKAAFFSGETDSVIGAAQNDVTKYWVQLDYKF from the coding sequence ATGAAAAAAACCGTACTACTCTCACTCGTAACATCTACACTTATCATGGCAGGCGGATCTATCGCACCGGTTGAACCGACCGTTGAGACAACAACAGAAACAGAAATAGGGATCTTCAACGACGTAAAATTCAGCGGTGAACTTCGACCGCGTTATGAATTTGCCGATGACAGTGTGAAGGATGAAGCCAATGCGTTTACCACACGTTTTGCACTTGGTGTAAAGACCGGACTTGCAGGTATTGAGGGGCTGAGTGCTTTTGGACAGATCATGGCAGTGACGAATTTCGGATATGACGAATATGCTCCGGAGCAGCCGGGATATGCATTGATCGCTGATCCACAAAATTCACGTGTGACACAGGCGTATCTTGATTATAAAATGGGTGATACCACCCTACGTGCAGGACGCCAGATGGTGAACCTGGATGACCAGAGATTCATAGGTGCCGTAGGATGGAGACAAATGCCTCAAACCTATATGGGCTATACCTTAACCAATAGCTCCATAGAAAACCTGGATCTTATGGCAATGTATGTGACAGATCGTTATGGGGTGACGGATGCACTCACGACAGGAACAGAATCTGTATTTCTTCATGCCGACTACAAGGCAATGCCTGAACTGAAACTTTCTGCGTATGGGTACCTCTTAGGTCACCAAGCATTTGGAAGTGATACCTATGGGTTAATGGCTTCAGGAAAAGTAGGGATGTTCAACTATATTGCAGAGGCTGCTACACAGCAAGATGCAAGCATGGAATATGAAAGTATGGGGAAGCCTGATGTAGATGCAATGTATTTCAGAGGGGATATCAGTACGAACTACAACGGGTTTATTATTGGAGCAGCCTATGAATCACTCGGAGATGCAGACGGAAATACACATGGATTCACCACACCGCTTGCAACACTGCACAAATGGCAAGGGTTTGCTGATGTCTTTCTTGGATATTCTGCTGTAAGTAATACATATGGATTGGATGATATTTATGGAAAGGTAGGATATGTGAGTCCTAAATTTGGTAAACTACTTGCGATCTACCATACTTTCACTACACAGGAGACAGACGGTATACTAAGTGATGATGCAGGAAGTGAACTGGATCTACTTTATACTTATAATTTCTCTAATGGTCTGAACTTTCTGGCAAAAGCAGCTTTCTTCTCTGGAGAAACAGACTCTGTCATCGGTGCAGCACAAAATGATGTGACCAAGTATTGGGTACAGTTAGACTATAAATTTTAA
- the hisG gene encoding ATP phosphoribosyltransferase, whose translation MLTVALPKGRIAEQTLEIFAEIFGGEFKFEGRELILDRGEFRFLNVRNQDVPTYVEHGAADIGVVGLDVITEKELDIIQLLDMQLGKCKVAIGIKNEDELDWSRPNIKVATKMVNITKNYFAQKAVGVEVVKLYGSIELAPLVGLADAIVDIVETGSTMRENGLKVAEDIMDSSAHLISNKNSFYGKKEEILSLYEKIKAVVESRG comes from the coding sequence ATGTTAACAGTAGCACTTCCAAAGGGAAGAATCGCAGAACAGACACTTGAGATATTTGCTGAAATTTTCGGTGGAGAATTTAAGTTCGAAGGGAGAGAACTCATCTTGGATAGGGGAGAGTTCCGTTTTTTAAATGTACGTAACCAGGATGTACCGACGTATGTAGAACACGGTGCAGCAGATATCGGTGTGGTCGGACTTGATGTCATTACCGAAAAAGAGTTGGATATTATTCAGCTTCTGGATATGCAGTTAGGGAAATGTAAAGTGGCGATCGGTATCAAAAATGAAGATGAACTGGACTGGTCCCGGCCTAACATCAAAGTGGCAACAAAGATGGTCAATATCACTAAAAACTACTTTGCACAAAAAGCCGTAGGTGTGGAAGTGGTGAAGCTTTACGGATCTATAGAATTGGCACCGCTTGTCGGTTTGGCTGATGCTATCGTGGACATTGTTGAAACAGGTTCAACGATGAGAGAGAACGGATTGAAAGTGGCTGAAGATATCATGGACTCTTCTGCACATTTGATCTCAAACAAGAACAGTTTTTATGGAAAGAAAGAAGAGATTCTCTCTTTATATGAAAAGATCAAAGCTGTTGTAGAGAGCCGTGGCTAA
- the ntrB gene encoding nitrate ABC transporter permease: protein MKNELAKKIILPMMVFFAIIMVWSLIANNVEDFPTPSDTYVSAFGGVNADGDEIVGVLSDPLYIANEDDKGILWQIFASLQRVFAGFSLAIIVGVPLGLFIGMSKNAQYAFDPFIQIFKPVSPLAWLPLLLFIFQDINLTAISTIFVTSIWPIIINTALGVRNVSEDYMNVAKVLQFSPIKKITKIILPVAVPFIFTGMRLSLGIAWLVIVAAEMLTGGIGIGFWIWDEYNNLNYHNIIIGIIIVGIVGFILDLVMGIIADFFDYRKKGRA from the coding sequence ATGAAAAACGAACTTGCTAAAAAGATCATCTTGCCCATGATGGTGTTTTTTGCCATCATCATGGTCTGGTCATTGATTGCAAACAACGTTGAGGACTTCCCTACACCGAGTGATACCTATGTATCTGCTTTTGGCGGGGTGAATGCTGACGGGGATGAGATTGTAGGAGTACTTTCCGATCCGCTCTATATCGCAAACGAGGATGACAAAGGGATCCTCTGGCAGATATTTGCTTCCTTACAGAGGGTATTTGCAGGGTTTTCGCTTGCTATCATCGTTGGTGTACCTTTGGGATTATTTATCGGTATGAGTAAAAATGCACAGTATGCCTTTGATCCGTTCATTCAGATCTTTAAACCTGTTTCACCTCTGGCCTGGCTACCGCTGTTGCTTTTTATCTTCCAAGATATCAATTTGACAGCGATCTCGACGATCTTTGTCACCTCTATCTGGCCGATCATTATCAACACTGCTTTGGGGGTACGCAATGTAAGCGAGGATTATATGAATGTGGCAAAAGTCTTACAGTTCAGTCCTATAAAAAAGATAACAAAGATTATTTTACCCGTAGCCGTACCCTTTATCTTTACAGGTATGAGACTTTCTTTGGGAATTGCATGGCTGGTGATCGTAGCAGCAGAGATGCTTACAGGTGGTATAGGTATCGGTTTCTGGATCTGGGATGAATATAATAATCTGAATTATCATAATATCATCATCGGTATCATCATCGTAGGTATTGTCGGTTTTATACTGGATCTTGTGATGGGGATCATCGCAGATTTTTTTGACTATAGAAAAAAAGGAAGAGCATAA
- a CDS encoding CmpA/NrtA family ABC transporter substrate-binding protein, giving the protein MLKKALKLGLGLSLVTTALLADIEKKKLKIGFIALTDCAPIVIAKEKGFFEKYGLDVHVAKEGGGWPGIQQKVISGEYDFSHALAGMPIAATLGINGNAHLQALLSLDFNGNGITYGNNIIKEMEKYGMDQTKRPLGSESLKKYIDAKHQAEGANYQPLNFGMVHPVSTHNYELRYWMASSGIKPDEDTTIKPFPPPTMPSNLIAGNIEGYCVGEPWNERIVLKKKGSTLVTNYDIWNNNPEKVLQARADFVEKYPETTKAVMKAVIEAQMWLDESWEHRKEAAKILSKPNYVKAPVKVLEKSMTGTFQYLKGQDSEPNPMFNVFANYYAAYPFYSHGMWFITQMYRWGQLDKAVDMKEVIEKVYRPDLFAEAAKEVNYSLPPSPWKIDGVDEYNKFMDGKVYDPNKAVEYIYSFDVTNPTVSKEELMKANTWTVTTKQPDYVCPYGPAGCADPKYVQ; this is encoded by the coding sequence ATGTTAAAAAAAGCTTTGAAGCTCGGATTAGGTCTCTCGTTGGTCACTACTGCTCTACTCGCAGATATAGAAAAGAAAAAATTGAAGATAGGATTTATTGCACTGACTGACTGTGCACCTATCGTTATTGCAAAAGAAAAAGGATTCTTTGAAAAATATGGTTTGGATGTGCATGTAGCCAAAGAGGGTGGAGGATGGCCCGGGATCCAACAAAAAGTGATCAGCGGAGAGTATGACTTTTCTCACGCACTTGCAGGTATGCCAATCGCTGCGACACTTGGCATCAATGGAAATGCGCACTTGCAAGCCCTGCTCTCTTTAGATTTTAATGGCAATGGTATCACCTATGGAAATAATATCATTAAAGAGATGGAAAAGTATGGTATGGATCAGACAAAAAGACCCTTAGGTTCAGAGTCACTGAAAAAATATATCGATGCCAAACATCAAGCGGAAGGTGCCAACTATCAACCACTGAACTTTGGAATGGTACACCCGGTTTCCACACACAACTATGAACTGAGATACTGGATGGCGAGTTCGGGTATCAAACCTGATGAGGATACAACGATCAAACCTTTCCCTCCTCCTACCATGCCTTCCAATCTGATCGCAGGCAATATCGAGGGGTATTGTGTTGGAGAACCTTGGAACGAACGTATCGTACTCAAGAAAAAAGGTTCCACACTGGTAACCAACTATGATATCTGGAACAATAACCCTGAAAAAGTACTTCAAGCCAGAGCAGATTTTGTTGAGAAATACCCCGAGACGACGAAAGCAGTGATGAAAGCGGTCATTGAAGCACAAATGTGGCTGGATGAGAGCTGGGAACACAGAAAAGAAGCAGCGAAAATACTTAGTAAACCAAACTACGTAAAAGCACCGGTCAAAGTCCTAGAGAAATCTATGACCGGTACCTTCCAGTATCTCAAAGGACAAGATTCCGAGCCAAACCCTATGTTTAACGTTTTTGCCAATTACTATGCGGCCTACCCTTTTTACAGCCATGGCATGTGGTTCATCACACAGATGTATCGCTGGGGACAGCTGGATAAAGCGGTCGATATGAAAGAAGTGATCGAAAAAGTCTACAGACCTGATCTTTTTGCCGAGGCTGCAAAAGAAGTCAACTACTCTCTACCGCCTAGTCCATGGAAAATAGATGGTGTGGATGAATATAACAAGTTCATGGATGGCAAGGTCTATGATCCCAATAAAGCTGTGGAGTATATCTATAGTTTCGATGTAACCAATCCAACAGTAAGCAAAGAGGAGCTTATGAAGGCAAATACCTGGACGGTGACGACCAAACAACCTGATTATGTTTGCCCCTACGGTCCTGCAGGATGTGCGGATCCTAAGTATGTGCAATAG
- a CDS encoding DUF481 domain-containing protein codes for MKNKKIFSVLTSLLSVVVMAGEVKVSNVASAFSNYKKLNASKVLKQSINIGFSNVTGNTETYSLNGKYTFSVTMSGYNDNPLQVMFDTSAFVTENNNVKDNEEYTANLALEQFVVEKWLVYSSVHWLRNKFRDYDNKSSIAAGVGKKLFDDGQHIFKLRAGIAYNIEEYSNDQPDENFFSFNQYLEYTNQLNKVSALYVKLGALENFENFSDDYEVLAVAGLTFAVAEDINVNLEEEIRYDNLPPIGFETTDTKTIIKVGYNF; via the coding sequence ATGAAGAACAAAAAGATATTTTCAGTATTGACTTCACTGCTTTCTGTCGTTGTCATGGCAGGTGAAGTAAAGGTCTCCAATGTAGCATCAGCCTTCTCAAACTATAAAAAGCTCAATGCGAGTAAAGTGTTAAAGCAGAGTATCAATATCGGTTTTTCAAATGTTACAGGGAATACAGAGACATATAGCCTGAATGGTAAATATACCTTTTCTGTTACAATGTCAGGATATAACGACAATCCACTTCAAGTCATGTTTGATACCAGTGCATTTGTGACAGAGAACAATAATGTAAAAGATAATGAAGAGTATACTGCAAATCTTGCACTCGAACAGTTTGTTGTTGAAAAATGGTTGGTCTATAGTTCTGTACATTGGTTAAGAAATAAATTTAGAGACTATGATAATAAGTCTTCTATAGCTGCAGGTGTGGGGAAAAAGCTCTTTGATGACGGTCAGCATATTTTCAAACTCAGAGCAGGTATTGCTTACAACATAGAAGAATACAGTAATGATCAGCCAGATGAAAACTTCTTTTCATTCAACCAGTATCTAGAGTATACCAATCAGCTTAATAAAGTAAGTGCACTCTATGTCAAACTAGGTGCGCTTGAAAACTTCGAAAACTTTTCAGATGACTATGAAGTCTTGGCTGTAGCAGGCTTAACTTTTGCAGTCGCTGAGGATATCAATGTCAATCTGGAAGAAGAAATACGCTATGACAATCTTCCTCCTATAGGATTTGAAACGACAGATACCAAAACAATCATCAAAGTGGGATACAATTTTTAA
- a CDS encoding type III pantothenate kinase, translating into MKGKVLLADIGNTHFHIYNGSKVEHLSYDEAIAKYSQERLCYISVKQHLNSTIENISIWKNISPQIHLDGAYETMGVDRRALCLSHENGIFVDAGSAITVDVMQEGKYRGGFIFPGLKAMLQAYASISPVLETELNETISLEQLPSTTKDGISYGIIASIKALIDKHSDGKTLYFTGGDGKFLSSFFEEATYDEMLVFNGMRKVMKESEIC; encoded by the coding sequence ATGAAGGGTAAGGTATTACTTGCAGATATTGGAAATACCCATTTTCATATCTATAATGGCTCTAAAGTAGAGCATTTGTCTTATGATGAGGCAATTGCCAAATATAGCCAAGAGAGACTCTGTTATATTTCGGTCAAACAACACTTGAACAGTACTATAGAAAATATTTCCATATGGAAAAATATCTCACCACAGATCCACTTGGATGGTGCTTATGAGACGATGGGTGTTGATCGAAGAGCACTCTGTTTGAGTCATGAAAACGGTATTTTTGTGGATGCAGGTTCCGCAATCACAGTTGATGTAATGCAAGAGGGAAAGTATAGGGGCGGATTTATATTCCCCGGGTTAAAAGCAATGTTGCAGGCATATGCTTCTATCTCTCCGGTCTTAGAGACAGAGCTGAATGAAACGATATCCTTAGAGCAATTACCCTCTACAACTAAAGATGGGATAAGCTATGGTATAATCGCGTCTATAAAAGCACTCATAGATAAGCATAGTGATGGTAAAACGCTTTATTTTACCGGTGGAGACGGAAAATTTTTATCAAGTTTTTTTGAAGAAGCCACGTATGATGAAATGTTGGTATTTAACGGGATGCGGAAAGTGATGAAGGAATCAGAGATATGTTAA
- a CDS encoding ABC transporter ATP-binding protein produces MGEQKFLQLENIEKRFPIPGKEDYIAVTDVDIVIKKNEIISIIGHSGCGKSTLLNMISGLDGQTEGHIFLQGKEVKGPGPDRAVVFQNHSLLPWLSVYKNIEMAVKQVMPDLNKQELQQRVEKFITMVNLDHAKDKLPDEISGGMKQRVGIARALAIKPKVLLMDEPFGALDSLTRANLQEHLMRIQQNVQNTVIIITHDVDEAVLLSDRVIMMTNGPAATIGEILEVNLPRPRNRVELQHDPEYIRCREAILSFLYEKFAKEDE; encoded by the coding sequence ATGGGTGAACAAAAGTTTTTACAGTTAGAAAATATTGAAAAAAGATTTCCAATCCCGGGAAAAGAGGATTATATTGCTGTGACCGATGTCGATATAGTGATCAAAAAAAATGAGATCATCTCTATCATAGGACACAGCGGGTGCGGTAAATCTACATTGCTCAATATGATCTCTGGTCTCGATGGCCAGACAGAAGGCCATATATTTTTACAGGGTAAAGAGGTCAAAGGTCCAGGACCTGATCGTGCAGTAGTGTTTCAAAACCATTCATTACTTCCATGGCTCAGTGTCTATAAAAACATAGAAATGGCAGTCAAACAGGTCATGCCCGATCTCAATAAGCAAGAGCTCCAACAGAGGGTAGAAAAATTTATCACCATGGTCAACCTTGATCATGCCAAAGATAAACTTCCTGATGAGATCAGTGGAGGTATGAAACAACGTGTCGGTATAGCAAGAGCACTTGCAATTAAACCTAAAGTACTTTTGATGGATGAACCTTTCGGTGCATTGGATTCATTGACCCGTGCCAACTTGCAGGAGCATCTCATGAGGATACAACAGAATGTACAGAACACGGTCATCATCATTACACATGATGTGGATGAAGCCGTACTGCTAAGTGACAGGGTCATTATGATGACCAATGGTCCTGCAGCCACGATCGGAGAAATACTTGAAGTGAATCTTCCTCGTCCCAGAAACAGGGTAGAACTTCAACATGATCCTGAATATATCAGATGTAGGGAAGCCATCCTCAGCTTTCTTTATGAAAAATTTGCCAAGGAGGATGAGTAA